The sequence TGACACTAATTGGACAGGGTGACCATCAGACGGGAGATCCACTTCAGGGTATTGTGTTCTTACTGGAGGGAATATGATTTCATGGAGAAGCAAGAAGCGAGACACAATTGCTAGATCTAGTGTTGAAGCTGAATACCGTGAAATGGCAATAGCTGCTTGCCGCATTACATGGCTTAGACAACTTCTCCAACAACTCAAATTTGGAGACACTCAAGCCACTACATTAATTTGCGACAATCAAGTTGCTCTCCACATAGCATCAAATCCAATTTTTCATGAACAAACCAAACACAGAGATAGACTGTCACTTTGTAAGGGAAAAGGTACTATCAAGAGAAATTACCATTGATTTTGTTAATTCTAAGGATCAACTAGAAGACATGTTCACTAAACCTCTCAAAGGTTCTTGGGTTGATCACATTTGTAATAAGCTCAGATCATATGACATATATGCTCCAGCTCAAGGGGGAGTGTGAGATTATATCAGATATTGTATTTATTAggaattattgtaatttttattaatcagtaattgattgattttgtaatcaattactgatTCCTTTTCATTCTGTGATAAGATGAAGTGTGGTCTATTCTGACACACGACATTCAGTCAAACATTGTAATAGTGGCAACCCGGCAGCTCTTCACATTGCTTCCAATGCAGTGTTTCATGAAAGACacaaacatatagagattgatTGCCACTTTGTTAGGGAGAAACAGATATCCAAGGAGTCAGTACTGAATTTGTCAGCTCAAATGATCAACTTGCAGATATTTTGACCAAATCTTTGAGAGGACATCAGATCCAGTTTATATGTCCCAAGCTTGGAGCATACAATCTATACGCTCCAGCTTAAGGGGGAATGTTAGAATTATATATGTagcttttatattattttatgttgaaAAAGCTGTATTGGTTTTTGTGCTATAGTTTCTCTACGGTACTCATCTGTCCATAGGGACAGCTTGTACTAAACTCTTCATATATGTATACCAAAAGCTGGGTGTTCAGTTTTGACACTCAAGTATTATCCATAAAATATATTGTCTCAAGTCTATCAAAAACCAAAATCGGTAAAGAGGCCATTTAGGATTGGTCAATTAAATGGTAGACCCATTTTCAAGTGTTAGCCTTTCTATTGGTTAAGTTGTATACTTAATTAGACCAAGTGAACTAAACTTGAGGTacaaaaattaaacaagaaacCCGGCTATTCAAACTGACATTTGCTCACACTGCAGTATATATGAGAGCCTATGCAACAAACATACAGCATACATAATTGAAAAAGATTTTCATAGAGCACATGTGTTGGTATAAAATACAGATGTAGTATTCAACAATTACGCCTTAACTCATTAGGTGGGATTAGATACATAGATCAGTTGAGGCCATTGGGCTCTATTGAAAcgaaaattttcattaaaatcatTTATATCAAAGTATTTAGTAATGGTTTCCCAATCATTAATAGAACATGTAGCCTCAAGTCTCAGATAAATATTACCATACACTACAGGTAAAGAGTAAAGACAAACATGCTCAGATTCTAGAGTAATTAGTCCCACTCGGAATGCTAAAACTAGATTTAAGCTTAAGGTGCTAACATAAAACAAAGcacaagagtttttattaacatatattaaACAATTGATCAAGTGATTCATAATTATACCAAAAGCATTTTGGAAACAAGCAGAAAGCCAGTATGTACATAAGTACAGGATAACATTGTCCATTTATTAACCTAGTACACAATGATTCATATTTTtgcaattaaatatatttaagaattaagagACTTATTAAGGTAAGTACGGCTTACTAATAGTCATATATTGCTGTGAAGAATTTCATGTTTCTGTCTTTCTCTGTGGTAAGAAGTTAACAACTCACTTAGCTTGGTATTAAAGTACCATTTGACCCTCAACCTCATGTGattccaaatttcaatttattgaAACGAACGAGACATTATTACTGAGAAATAACTGACAGAAGATCATTTGTCCATATCTCATATGTCATTCTActcaattaatattaaaatattggaATTTTGACAAATATGGGGAAATCTGCAACCTCCCATTTCCCCAAAGATGATAAAATCCAGTACACGTGTTAGGATATAAGGAGAAGGGAAAGTTAGTAAACATAGTTAGACTATTGataagttagttagttagttactcaTTCTGATTCTTGGCTCCTAACAACATGACAATTCAATTAGTCTCTTAGTTGCAAAAACACATTCAATCCCCAGAACACATCCTAAACTTTTCaatcaagaaagagaaatcAATGACATACAAACCACAAATAAAGCAcaataaattttctaataaaaggTAGGTCATACAAATACCAATAAGACAAACATAAGGAATGTTGAACATAGTGGTGAAAACAAAACATGAATCAGGTCTAATACCTTCTCTTTCTTGAGCTttacattttcttcttctagacGGGAAACCTTGCCAACCAGTTCATTATGGTAAGCCTGCACCATGAAACATAGATACATGAAAAATgcagctaaaaaacaacattccCAACAGGTAAAAGAAACAACCAAAGAATGCAATCAATTCAGCTAACCAAAATAGTTCCATGTAGTACATGAAGGATAAACCTGTTTTCGGGCTCGGGACCGAGCAGCAGATTCCCTATTCTTGATTTTCCTCCTCAACCtcctttccaaagttttctcgTACGCATCAGAAGCATCCCTTTTCCGGCCCAGTCTCGTGTCTGATAAACTCCCGATTGAGGGGGAGGATGATAACAGGCCTGTTTTCTGTTGGAAACCTTGCGTGGCAAGGGAATCCATTGCATCCAACCCCACAGCTGGACTGATAGAAGCTTCAGCAAAAAGCCCTGCTTGCACCAAGAAATCCTCCAAGGTGGTCTCACCAAGAGTCATTTCTCCCTCCTGACTCCTCACATCCTCTCCATACTTTTTCTTCTGACCTTGCTGAATTTCCCTCCACACATCATCCACCGTCTTCCCACTCAATGCACGAGCCAGCGTCAAGCTGGCCTGCCGTTGCAGCGAGGAAGACGATGACGACATGTTCTCACTCTCCACGCCTACCACCACCGAAGACTTGCTTGCTTCAGCAGTCCACACATTTTGAAGAAGCTCATCAAGGTTCATGCTCCCCAATGGCTTTCCCATGTCTCCTAATTGACAATTGACCTCATCAAGAGTGAGACTATACCATGAACCTTGCCTAGACAATGATGAAGGCTGTAAATGAGACTGTTGCCCGTTACCTAGAGATCCCACTGTCTGAATCCCCATTCTTCAAACCAAAACCTGTAAATAAGTTGTAACCACAAAGCagcaatcaaattaaataaaaaaaaagtaaaataaaattattgaccATTGCACTTGGAGAATCCCTATAACTCAATCACACCCCAAAATCAAAAAACCATCACCCCAAATTCTTCCcctaaataaatttccaaactttttaaaattttcattactCCACCCTTTCTGGGGTCCTCAGAAATACGCTATCACAACAAGAGATTGGGGTTTTCAACACAAAGCACCcatcaaaattcaaactttatATGATTCGCAAATGATGATCAACCCAACTTCATCAAAACCATAACACAAGATCACAGTGCAAAAGGGCAGCACCAAAAAGAGAATTTTACCTGAAAATAAGAAGAGAGAGACCCTATGAATTCGGGGTTGGCAAGTGCAGAGAGAAACACATAATTTGGTGGGGTGAATCACAGTGAAAATAGGAacaatttgagaagaaaacggAAACGAAGAAAAGGGGTAGTTGGTGTAAACTTGAGTTGTGTTGTGATGTGGGAATGATTCGGAATTTTGTGGAAAATGATGGCAAGTGGCACACGTTGATAGGTTCATATAGGACTTCTTATTGGGGAACCATCCTCGTCTTTTTGTTTTGCCACTTCAACTCTATGTTAGAACTTAGAAAGATAGAATCATTTTGTTTGTatcaagtaaaatatatttgaataaataataaaaaaatattaaatttgaatattttttccttcatataatttaatatttttttccaaaaaataattgttttaattattaaaaaatatatttattttattttttccttaaaacaCTTGAAATAACACtatttttatcattcaaaatatttttctttctgttttgtttaaagtgttatttaaagttaaaatggattttcaaattaatttctatctttttttgtCATCTTGACCGATTTTggattacattaattaatttttggaccggtgattttttaaaatgaccCAATAGgtgatcataattaatttattaaattttggttaaaatataatttttatttcctattttttaaaattcataattttaattctcatgttttttaattaagatatattatttctcagtttaaaaaaatatgtgattCTAGTCATCTTGATCAATTTAAGACTTGattatgtattatattatttttttaaataaattaagtttgtcagcacttaaataattaaaaaaattgtcatatagATAATAAATAGACATATATCCGTTAATGTTTACAAAGTACATACATCAATGTTTAAAATGGATCACAGAGATTAAAGTTGCGGGTTTTTAAAAGTGGGATACagaatatctcaattaaaaaataaaagactaaaatcatgaatttgTTAAAAGTGAAGaggaaatgttttaaaaaatgtctcaattacaaaaaaaaatcacaaattaaaaaaaataaagggaaaaattacattttaaccttagattttcttattaatttaacaattcaatctatttcttatttttttaatagaattatTTTCTACTAGAAATAATAATGTTcatgtaaaattattatgaatagtaattcaataaaattactttaattgCATATGCATATTTAATACTCAActttgagatattttttttattaaactttgaCATCATtgatttaactaaaatattcaTGTATCAATTGATTTACATGATTTCCTAGGAGTTTGTTTGGATGATGACTTTTAACTGgataattcattttaatcatgaaattgaaatattttaaggtaaaattaCACGTTTTGATAAATCATTTAAAGAGAAATTGaattcattcattttaataaGGAATTTTATTCAACAGAGAACGAAAGAATTgaaattctttgaaaaaatgagagaatttcaatttcttagcAACTCCTCTATACAGGCTGGTCTCCTTCATCACTCTCCACCTACACCTTACTTGCTTTCACTCATTCCTCTCCACCCACATGCTCTCCCTTGCGACCCTAATCGACTCCGACGACTTTGAATCAAACACGACGTCGATATCCGGAATCAAATCCGTCAAGGCATCATGCAAATCCAGAATCTTGAACAACTTCTCTGGCGACCTACGGCTTATGCTAATCGCCTCGGCGATGTTGAAGAGCTGAATCACGGGACCTTTCACCATCTCCGTGAAGCAAGCATCGTCGATGGAAGTTCTGACAACGTCGAAGATTTGCTCACAAAGCTTCTTCTCGCTCGCGAACAGAGTTCTAACGCAGACCTTGGCGGCTTTTATCCAGCGTCTAATTTTGTTCCCAAGCTGCTCCCACTCAAGGCGTTGAACGTCTCTAATGCTGAGC comes from Glycine soja cultivar W05 chromosome 20, ASM419377v2, whole genome shotgun sequence and encodes:
- the LOC114401218 gene encoding ABSCISIC ACID-INSENSITIVE 5-like protein 2, whose translation is MGIQTVGSLGNGQQSHLQPSSLSRQGSWYSLTLDEVNCQLGDMGKPLGSMNLDELLQNVWTAEASKSSVVVGVESENMSSSSSSLQRQASLTLARALSGKTVDDVWREIQQGQKKKYGEDVRSQEGEMTLGETTLEDFLVQAGLFAEASISPAVGLDAMDSLATQGFQQKTGLLSSSPSIGSLSDTRLGRKRDASDAYEKTLERRLRRKIKNRESAARSRARKQAYHNELVGKVSRLEEENVKLKKEKEFEERLLPDPLPERKYQLRRHNSAFF